Genomic window (Juglans microcarpa x Juglans regia isolate MS1-56 chromosome 2S, Jm3101_v1.0, whole genome shotgun sequence):
TATGTTAATACATGATGTCATGGGCCTTACTCTGAGAATTGACATTTAGATTATGGGACTTTGTAGGCCTTTGCAATGACTGGTTGGCGACTTGGATATCTTGCTGGTCCAAAACACTTTGTTGCTGCATGTGGAAAGATCCAGAGTCAggtattatcatatttttagcAATCTGCATCTGTCTATGACTGATTCTTTGCATCATGCACTTTGTTGATTCCAACAGTGTGGTAAGAATTCAACAGTGGAGAACCTAACAAAGGGCTTCTTACCACCCAGTCTTCTCTTGTTGTCTCAATGGAATCaatggattgtgttgacatttgatCCATTTTAGTGTCCGAATTTATGGCAATACAGTTTCTGCAGACTGTTTATTAAGGACTTCTTGCTAAAGTATACTGATCCTGTGCAAAGGTCTTGCAATGCATGCCACATCAAAGTCTTTGTGATTGTTCTCAAAACATGGACAAAATCTTGTTAGAAAATTTTCTGATTGATTAGAGTTGAATACTTCAGGATTCGCATTGTGAGTTTGATTTGAATCTGCTCTAGTTTGTTACTTCAGATTTTGTTGCTGGGTCGACACTTGCAGATGTTGAAGCGTTGATGGAATTAATTGGCGTGGGTAACAAGTTTACTggaaaacctcatttttccaaaTAGTAGGCATGCTTTGGCATGCAGAGTTGTTGGGGAGAAAGACAATGTGAGCATATAACGAGTGAGTAATGTATACTAAGGTGGTATAAagtcattataaaaaaaagtcattaaaaGGAAAGGAACATATACTAAGCGGGTATAAACTCTTCAAggtgtttacttataaaaaaaaaaaaaaaaaaaaagggctctTTAAGGTGTTAAGGTGCAGTTGGAACTGCTAAAGAGGTTACAAGCAGAAACTAGAGATCAGGCTTGCCAATCGTGTATTTGTAATAGATCATTAATGTTATATACTACCCTATGATCTTGCTTTCATTCCACTTTGTAGATGTGGTACTTTCCATTATCCTTGGAtcatctctttgaaaaaatatcaaaagtttATGGACAATGTTACCTTATCATAGTGAGATAAGAGTGGGATGATGGAGTAGTATGTAGTATTTTCCTTTGTAATAATGattcttaatttgttgtttaatttcTGTGTAAATGTTTCAATATTTCAAACTGCCCTTTTCAGTTACATTCCATGTTGCTCATTATGTACTGAATACTCCTGCTGATTCTAGTATATTTTATTCCAGTTCACTTCAGGCGCTAGTAGTATCTCACAGAAAGCGGCAGTTGCAGCACTAGGAATGGGTTatgccggtggggaagctgttTCTACCATGGTAAAAGCATTCAGGGAGAGGCGGGATTTCTTGGTTAAAAGCCTTGGGGAACTGGAGGGTGTCAAGATATCAGAACCCCAGGTAGCGACTTCAAttatcaattttctttcatctttttttcccttattttgGATGACTACTTCGATTTATCTGTCAGATTGCGCTTTTccctttttaaaattttccccCTTCTGATAATCACATTTTCCACTTGCAGGGAGCTTTCTATCTCTTCCTTGATTTCAGCTTTTACTATGGGACTGATGCCAGAGGATTTGGTAAAATTGAGAATTCTGAGTCGCTCTGCCGATACCTACTGGATAAGGGTCAGGTATGTTTCATGCGGTGGTGTTTCAGTATTATTTTCTCgaactttaaattttagttcTCCTCATTGAAGTGGTTGGGAAGTGATGTATATTTTCTGTTATGCCACTGAGGGGAGgttttgatagtgagatgagatgaaagttaaataaaatattattagaatattagtttttaatattatttttgtttcgagatttgaaaaagttgaattgtttaaaacttttgtttggaaatttgggaaaattataatgattagatgagatgagttgagatgagatgctttttaaatccaaacaagGCGTAAGGGTCCGTTTGGCAACACAATTGTTCATAAGTATTCTAagatatttcattctcaaacatcactcaaatacaaaatactttccaatttcaaatattcaactttctcttttgatcattacataatcattataattttcctaaactccaaaacacaacacaaataacagtactattttttaaaatttcaaaacaaaaattatattaaaaaattatattcaaacagttttttaactttagaatatctttataaaattatatttgttatgtACTCTATTTGGAGTTTGGGGGCAATGAAAAGCGTGTGGGAGCAGTTCATCCTCTTTAGCTGGGTAATGACTGCTTATTATGCTTACAGGTTGCGCTAGTGCCCGGGAGTGCATTCGGGGATGACAGCTGCATCCGCATCTCTTATGCAGAATCCCTCACAACCCTTGAGGCTGCTGTGGAGAGAATTAAGAAAGCCATTATCTCGCTCAGGCCTGCCGTCCCGGTTTGATGTAGATAATTACTATGCACCAATAAGGCAAACAAACTATGTGTGATTTGTTGTTTCTTCTTTACAGCTTCCAAACAATTTATGTAATAATCATTTTGGAAAAGATGGTAAAGATATAGATTATGGCCTGTTTGTCACTTTCTTCTGCCAGCATTGTCTTTATATTTGTCCGGACTTGGATAAACTTTGACATTGTCTTTGTCATTTCCTTCCTGCCGTTCATTTGGTAAGTTAAAGCCAACACTTATGAATTGTGATGTTGGGTTTCGTACATTATAAGGAAActctgaaaattttaaataaccCTCTCACCCTAAAAACACTTATATTCAGGTTTTTGTGTACgaagatttctttctatataaaCTTTAATTATTATTGCAGGAATTCCGATGGTTTACGCGTTCAAGAATTCCGTGGCAGGAAACACAAATATTCCGTACGTGCCTGTGCCTTCTTTTGATGGTAAACATATCCAAGTCACGTAAGCTGGTTGGATGGTTGCAGGGAATATTCTTTCCCAGGGGACTTGGCTTTAAATGTTTTAACATCTTCAGTAATTAAcgaactatatataatacatgaagaagaaagtttgaactttgaactttCCCAAAAAAGGTTTCGTATAAAAAGTTTCTCCTTCAAGCTCAAAAGCAGTACAAGAGATCAAGGCAGAAATATTCTTAATGGTAATATTCCTGTCTACCTGGAATTGCTTTGGATTGAACATCCTCAAGAAGTCAATGATCCCTTCATCCAAATAAACTATTAACTTGAACTACAcgaaaatcaatctcaacaaGAATTCTATTTTTTCCACCCATTTAAAACAAGATGGCGATGATATAGAACATGATCAACAAAAACCTggcaacgaaaaaaaaaacaggaagTAGTGcaaaaaagaaacttgaaatGGAGACCTCTACGTCAGGCAGAGAAGGTAAAGCAGAGATTGTGTTCTTCGACATGGAAACAACGGTACCCAACAGAGGTTGGAAACGGTTCTGGGTGTTGGAGTTTGGAGCAATAGTGGTTTGCCCGCATAAACTTGTTGAAATAGAGAGCTATAGCACGCTCGTGAGACCCAAGGATTTGTCAGTGGTGTCATTGAGGTCCGGACGATGTGATGGAATAACTAGGAAAGTTGTTGCAAATGCACCGGATTTTGAAGATGTTGCAGACAAGATATTCAGTATTCTGAATGGCAGGGTGTGGGCAGGCCACAACATTCGAAGATTCGACTGCATTCGTATTAAGGAGGCCTTTGCTGAGATTGGAAAGCCTGCACCACAACCAGCGGGGATGATTGATTCTTTAGGGGTCTTAACCGACAAGTTTGGCAGAAGAGCTGGAAATATGAAGGTACGTCGTACGAAGATCATGCAACTAATTTTAATCCCTGATTAGGAGCCaattaatgtgttttatttcttaaatctATGGTTTTTTGGGgtgttatgttatttatttgttcATCCAATTTCACATATAtgcaataatattattcatcagaACAATCTTGACTTCATTCAATTTTGTAATTAGATGGAAACATTGGCTGCTTACTTTGGGCTTGGGCAGCAAAAGCACAGGTATATGCATGTAATTTGTCTTAATTGTCGGATAATTAGATTTCATAATTAATAAGACCGATCCATGATCCTTTggttataataaaaacaaaatcctaatcAAGGCCTTGTAAACTTTGATAAACAGGAGCCTCGACGATGTCCGGATGAACTTGGAAGTCCTCAAGCATTGTGCAACAGTGCTATTCTtggtatgcatgcatggtgatCTCTAGCTGATTAAAGTATTTAATTTAGAGAAGTACTCtagtcacaaagagattacacagaagcaatctcacaaactgacgtgacttaatATCatttgttagattgtaaaattatttttattgtaaaataaatctaacgaatcAAATAAAACCAAGTCAGTTTacggaattatttttatataatttctttatagatGTATCACTCCTCGTTTAATTTATCACACATGtcaataatatactatatatctatttacatgcatgcacacttATGGAATAATTAGGAATCAAGTCTCCCAAGCGCATTGCATGGCAAGTGGCAGCTGGGCTCTTCTACAGTTATGACACGAAGTAGAACAAATGGAAAAACATGATTGCCTTGCAGATCAGAAGAAACTAACCGGAAATCTACCCCAACCTGCACTGGATATGAGAGAGCATGCAATAGTACTTCCAGCTTATACATGCGGTAGTTTGCATGGAAAAATGTATATAGTACTTTTAGTTAcactttaatttctttaattggtatgtaatatatatatatatatatatatttatatatatatacacatcgtGCAATATGATTAATCatatattgttataatttattactactTGTCTACAAAATTTATGGTTATAGCTAGCTAGAGCTAGAGACATCTAGATGGATATaataatcatttattacttattttaattaattgatattcTGATCATATGATCATCCACAACATCATGAGTGACACAAATGATCAATTTTGCAAATAAAAACAGATGACATGAGGAGTAACAAATTTGGTGTGTAAAGCCCAGCCCAAGGAAATTAATTAGCATCCTCTTATAACCAACCTGCTCAACCATTCTCATACGCTACTACGTTGAGTACGTCGACGACGGAGCAAATTAGCGGTAGATAGTCACATGCATGATCTGCATTTCCATCCGACGGAGCTAGCGTTGAAAAACAAAAGCTCATCATCATCTCCTTCAATATTTGGAACGGATCGAAGACTCATCCCCAAGTTTCAAAATGCGACGGATGAAGATTGCTTAGTTGTAGTACGACGGAATGCACGCCAGTAGGATGGATATGCAGAAtccaaaaaaaaagattaattaacTACGTAATCgtgaaataatttttgaataataatgaaataatttgagttaaaatattttattaaattttgagaaatgagataaaaaaaaaagttgaataaaaatattatcaagttaaaatattatttgtatatcattttttaatataatttttgttaatataaaaaatcgcATAGCAGGCCAGaatgggagaaagagtcattcccgaCCCATTGAGGTAGTCCAAAACTAGATGAGGTGGTACAAAGCGATGGTATGGTGCCCGTACATATATCCATAGcagtgaatagaaaataaatgtacAAAATGTAAATAAAGATGGAGACACATATTCACGTGGTTCGGTAAAAGATCTATGCTCACGAATCGTTTGGAgggcaaatccactataatatgagtattttatagtctctcatggtctttcatttatttctctACAATGGAGGTCGGTGACCTCTTTTCTGAAGAAGATAATATCCTGGAGCTCTTGTTTTGAGGTCAAAGATAACCTATGTGTTTTCATAATAGTCGCTTAGCCATCTAGAAGTCTCATTTCCTCATATCTCAAATCCCTTTTTTATATGACCCTGTTAGTGGTAGGTGAGGGGTCAACTTTATGTTACTCCTCCTTTGCGTAtctgatttgtttttctttcatttctcatttttttcctttgtttcctCTTCCTTTATGAcatttgtttttccttgtcccttcctcatctcttccCACTTGCCTCCTAATGGTTGCCATTTGATGGGTTGGACTTGGTATATTTGGGCCTACTAGTTTTAACCCCTTTAGTTACCCATGATTCTTAAAGGGGATTTGCTCAACAAGAAggtcttgagaatcttcaagtcaaccgCGATAAAGATAACTTGtagaaaattgtagaaaaataaattctcgGGGCAGGTCcctgttttttgtttgtttgtgttaAGCGATAAAGATTTCCACACTTGGCTTGGAGAGTCAGAtaggagatgtactcgactgcACTAGATGTGAGCACAGAACTCAGCTTGGGTGAGAGACGTACTTGATCACACTAGGTGTGAGTGCATAGCTTGGTTTGGGCAGGAGATGTAACAGCATTAGGTGCGAGCACATAGTTCGATTTGGACAGAAGATGTACTCGACCACACTAGGTGTGAGCGTAGAGCTCGGTTTGGAAAGCTAGGTGGGAGATGAACTTGACCGTGCTAGGCGCGAGCGCGGAGCTTTGCTTGGAAAACTAGGCGAGAGATGTTCTCGACTGTGCTAGTTGCGAGTGCAGAGCTCGATTTGGAAAGCTAGACAGGAGATATGCTTGACCATGCTAGTTGCGAGGGTGGACTTCAGCTTGGAAAGCTAAGCGGGAGATGTGCTCTACTGCACTAGTTGCTAGCGCGGAGCTCGGCTTGGTGTTTGTTTGTATGGACTTGGTTTTGAGGGTGAGGGGTGGGCAGTCAAGGGACTGTCGCTGCCCATAGTTTGCGGTGAGTCAAGAGACCCAGCTATGTATGTGAGGGTTGGACAGTCAAGAGATTGTCATTACCCATAGTTCCCGGTGACTCTAGGAACATGGCTTTGTACACAAGGGTTGGATAGTCAAGGGACTATCACAGCCCATAGTTCACAGTAAGTCAAGGGACCCGACTTAGTACGTGAGGGTCAAACAATCAAGGGATTTTCATTGCCTATAGTTCGTGGTGAGTCTAAGGACCCAGTTTCGTACGCGAGGGTCAAGTAGTTAAGGGACTATCCACGTCCATAGTTTGTGACGAGTCAAGGGGCTCAGTTTAGTACACGAGGGTCTGGCAAGTCAAGGGCCTATTGCCGCCCATAGGTCACAACGAGTCTAAGGACTCGATTTTGTATGTAAGGGTGGGGCAATCAAGGGACTGTCACTGCCCATAGTTTGCATTGAGTCTTGGGACCAGGTTTTACATGCGAGGGTCTGGCAGTCAAGGGTCTGTGACTGCCCATAGTTTGTGGTGAGTCTACTGACTCTGCTTTGTACGTGAGATTTGGGAAGTCAAGAGATTGTCACTGCCCATAATTTGCAGTGAGTCAAGGGACCAGACTTAGTACGCCAGGGGTGGGCAGTCAAGGGACTATCACTACCCAAAGTTTGCgatgagtctagggactcgattTTGTACACGAGGGTTAAGTAATCAAGGGACTGTCATCGCCTGTTGCTTCGCACCGATTCCAATGACTCGGCTTTTATTTGCGCGTTGTCCGCAGAGAGTCCAATGACTCAACTTTTGTTAAAGGAGATGCTTGATTGCACTAAAAACTCAAATCGATTAGTGTAGATAATCTAAATCACAAGTGTGAGATTTCCAAACCTGAATCATTTGCTAGAGTATCGTGAGGGTTTGAGGTGCATCGACGAGGTCTACGGGCAGCCATGCTTTGGCTATGATGAGGATCTGGGGTGCCCGAGATACAGAGCAATCTATTTTGCTGAGGATAGTTTAAGATGTTCAAAAAGTGTTAGAGTGGGGCAGTGTAGCCGTTAGGATTCCCTTGGAACTTCAAAGAGTCTTGCAGGGAGAACATTCAAAACCAAATTTgtcaataaaaatgaaattttaaatagcAAGTCTGAGAGAGACGAACCAGAGCTGTTTAGCTGCCTTTTAAACTTTTCCCAATTGAGATTGTTTGCTGCTGAAGGATTTTCACATGGTGGAGGTTATCCGCCCTAGGTATTTcttttctgagttttttttttttttttgttttaatggtATCACCGAACTAAATTCATTGTTCACATAGGATCAATATCCTTACTGTTTTGTTGAATACGGTTGATATGCTTTATGTTCGCATTTGAGTTGGGACTAGTGGACCCATGGCAATCACTCTAGCAAGTAGTTATTGCGATGAGCACTGGTTGTGGGTGACCACTTACTACAGGCGAGCGACTTCCATTGGTCCAGACAATGGCAGAAGTGGGACTTTGCACGTTGGCGATGAAGATGGTCGCAACCTCTTGGTGGCTTGGAAGGTCTTCATGTGTGGAGGGAACTCTCATGGCATGTAAGATCTCTATTGCGAGAGACGAtgttaatgccttaatttgcACAATAGATCGGAAAGGAGGGAAGGATTATCCTCGACCCACGATAGTGATTCAAGCGTCGATACGATGGTCTTCatgttcatccataaaataaataataaataagcaaatgagaataaataaagaaagacacaaagatttacgtggttcagtaTAATGCCAACGTCCATGGATTGTTCGGggggcaaaatccactataataagtgattttacaatctttcatgACCTCACATATCTCATAATATAATGGAGGAATTTAGGAAAAATCATTTGGAATCATTATGTGTAGTGGAGTTTGGCATAGGGAGCTTCTGTCGAGAGCGTGTGGAGAGTTCATCAGATTTGTGGGGGGATCTCCTCCTTATATAGATGTCTATTTCCTTGGAGTGATTAAAGTCCAACTTGCCCTGTgaagcatttttctttgaaaagtcttgagtctttttcattttaagagTCTGTGTGTCTTTCCTCTTAGGAGTTTGAATCAACTTGTCTTATCTCTTAGCTTGGTTTTCGGCTTTATCTCTTAGCTAAATTATAGGCTACTGATTTGACCCATACAGCCTATAATTTGACCCCCACGCGATTCTTAAGGGCAATTTGTTGGACAAGAAGGCCTTGAGAATGTTCAATAAtctgcaaaataaattttaaaaattggtctCTGGTTTCCTATTTGAtctctttgttttgtttgttttgtgctaaGCAGTGAAAAGCTCAGCTTGGAGAGATAGGCGAGAGATGTACTCGATCACATTAGGTGCAAGCACGGAACTCTACATaggcgggagatgtactcgactaTGGTAATTGCAAGCGCGGAGCTCGGAT
Coding sequences:
- the LOC121252800 gene encoding protein NEN4-like, translated to MINKNLATKKKTGSSAKKKLEMETSTSGREGKAEIVFFDMETTVPNRGWKRFWVLEFGAIVVCPHKLVEIESYSTLVRPKDLSVVSLRSGRCDGITRKVVANAPDFEDVADKIFSILNGRVWAGHNIRRFDCIRIKEAFAEIGKPAPQPAGMIDSLGVLTDKFGRRAGNMKMETLAAYFGLGQQKHRSLDDVRMNLEVLKHCATVLFLESSLPSALHGKWQLGSSTVMTRSRTNGKT